The region CAATAAGGTTGTCCACAACGGCGTGAGCTTCACCGTTTACGACGGCGAAATTTTCGTGATAATGGGGCCGTCGGGAACGGGAAAGAGCGTTCTGCTGAAGCAGATAGCAAGGCTCATAATCCCCGACGAGGGGAGGATAAAGGTTTACGACTTCGACGTTATAAACCTGAAAGAGGAGGAGCTTGAGCGCTTCAGGGAGACGCTTACTTACGTTTTCCAGAGCGGAGCGCTCTTTGACTCCTACCCGGTTTGGTACAACGTGGCCTTCTACCTCATAGAGAAGAAGGGCGTGAAGGAGAGAGTGGCCCGGGAAAAGGCCAGCTACTACCTGTCGCTCCTGGGGCTTTCCGGAACGGAAGACCTATTCCCCAGCGAGCTCTCGGGAGGTATGAGAAAGAGGGTGGCCGTTGCAAGGGCCCTGTGTATGAACCCAAAGTGCATACTGTTCGACGAGCCCACCTCGGGCCTTGACCCGGTGATGACGGCAATTTTCGACAGGCTGATTCTGAGGCTGCGGAGCGAGTTTAACAAGACCTGCGTTGTTGTGAGCCACGACGTTACAAGCGCCTTCAGGATAGCCGACAGGATAGCGATACTCTTTAACGGCAGGGTGGTTGAAGTGGGAACGCCGGAAGAGATTAGAAACAGTAAAAACCCAGTTGTTAAACAGTTCATCAACGGAGAACCTGAAGGGCCTATAACCGAAGCTCTGGAGCGTGAAGATGGGTAAGCTGAGTCTTGAGGCCAAAGTTGGCGCCCTGGTAATTGCCGGGCTCACCGGCCTTGGAGTTATAGCAACAACCCTCAACCCCCTACAGTTTAAAAGGGGGGTTGAGCAAAAGCCCTACCTTATCTACTTCAGCAACGCCGCCGGCCTTGAGAAGGACGCCCCGGTAAGGGTGGCCGGAGTTACGGTGGGTAAAGTTGTAAAGGTAGGAGTAAAAGACGGCAAGGCGGTTGTAGAGATAATCTTCACAAAGCCCGTGAAGCTCTACAAAAACGCCGTTGCAAAGATAGAGACCATGGGCCTAATGGGCGAAAAGTACGTTGAGATAGACCCGGGCCACCCGCCGGCACCACCGCTTCCCCCGGGCTCGGTTATAGAGCAGACCCAGGTTCCCGCCTCTATGGACCAGGTGATGACCTCTCTGAACCAGCTCCTCGAGAAGTTCAACCAGGCGGTTACAACCCCCGACGGCAAGAACAGAATCGCCATCATAATGGACAGGATAAACCAGCTGACCGCAAGCGTGAACAAGGTTGTAAACGACGTTGACACCCTTTTAACCGAGAACAGGAAAAACGTTAAGAAGCTCATAGAGAACGCCCTGGCCCTTACAGAGAGCCTGCGGGAGGAGCTTCCCCAGATACTCGACAACGTAAACAACCTCACCCAGCAGCTCTCGGAAGTAACCCTTGAGAACCGCCAAGACATCCGTCAGCTGGTAAGGAACCTGCGCTTGGCGAGCGATAAGGCACCCCAGATTGCCGCGAACCTCGACCAACTCACCAAGAACCTGAAAGAGCTCCTCAACGAACAGGATACGAAGAACATCAAGGAGACCCTGGCAAACATCAAGGCCACAACAAAGGAGCTGAAGGAGCTTCTGGCCAAAGTCAACAGCGGCAAGGGAACCATCGGGAAGCTCTTCAACGACGAAAGCCTTTACGCCAACTTGGATAAAACGGTCAAAACCTTGGGAAGCCTTGCGGAGAAGGTCGAAAAGACTCAAGTTTACGTAGGCTTCAGAGGCGACGTAAACACGAGAACCGGCGACAGCAGAGGGGTGTTTACCCTGAAGGTGGAGCCCCCGGAGAAGGACCACTACTACCTGCTTGAGGTTGTGGGCAACTCCCAGGGACACATAACCTACCAGAAGTACTACATAGATACGGGAACGACAACCGGCTGGCGAGAAGAGGTGGAGAAGAACTACAAAACCCAGTTCACCCTCCAGTACGCCAGGATATTCAACGCCGACTGGCTGAGGCCGGGAACGAAGCTGGTTCTGAGGGGAGGACTCAAAGAGAGCTCCGGAGGGGTAGGGCTCGACCTACTGTTTAACAAGCGGTTTATGCTGGTTTCGGACCTTTGGAACACCGGCAGGAAGGACTCCAAGGGAGACAACATACCGCCCCACCTGCGAGTGGGAGTTAAGTACTTCCTCAACAAGAACTGGTTCGTTTACGGAGGCGGCGACGAGCTCCTGTACCACAAGTGGAGAGGCGTTTACCTTGGAGCCGGCGTCCTGTTCGGCGACAACGACATTAAGTACCTGCTCGGCTCAATGCCCGGAGGTATAAAGTGATAGCCGTTGTAGACTACGGAATGGGAAATCTCAGGAGCGTAAGCAAGGCGATTGAATCGGTAGGCGGAGATGTTGAGGTAACGAGCTCTCCGAAGAGAATTGAGGAGGCAGAGGTGGTTGTCCTGCCGGGGGTAGGAGCGTTTAAAGACGCAGTAAGGAACCTGAAAGAGCTCAACCTGTGGGAAACCCTTATAAGGCAGGTTGAGAAGGGCAAGCCGTTTCTGGGGATATGTTTGGGGCTTCAGCTGCTCTTTGACGTTAGCTACGAGTTCGGCGAAAGTGAGGGGCTGAAGCTCATAAGGGGAGAGGTTGTTCGGTTTCGGCTGCCTCCTGAGTTCAAGATTCCCCATATGGGCTGGAACCAGGTTTACCTGAAGAAGGAGTCGAAGCTCTTTGAGGGCATTAAAGAAGGGGAGTTCTTCTACTTCGTCCACTCGTTCTACGTTAAGCCCGAAGAGCCCGGCGTAACTCTAACGGAAACCGACTACGGCATAACCTTCACATCTGCCGTTGAGAAGGAGAACCTGTTTGCGGTTCAGTTCCACCCGGAGAAGAGCCAAAGGGCTGGGCTGAAGCTCCTTGAGAACTTCCTCTCTATTGTAAAAAGCGCCTAAAGGGGGGCAAAGGCCCCCTTAACCGCCTATCTTATCGTGACCCACAACGACTCTACCGGCCCACTTAGAGAGTATGTCGCAGGCCACCTCAACGCCGCTACCTGCTGCAGAGGCAACCATCGTTATAACGCCGGCAGCAAGACCCGCAACGTAAACGCCGGGAGCCTTAGGCCTAAGGGCGATTTTCCCGGGCCTGGGAGACTTGGGGTGGGGAACAACTTCAACGAGGTCCGTTTTTACCGGGAAGGAGTGAAAGCCTGTAGCGAAAACAACCAGCTCGGCCTGAAGCTCCCTGCCGTCGGAAAGAACCACCTTAAACTCACCCTCCCTGCCGGTAACCTCTGCAACCTCACCTTCAATCAGGTTAACCTCCTCAAACTCCTCCACCTGAGTCCTGAGGAACTCAAGGTACTCCTCTCCGGTGGTTCCCCTCTTAACGCCGGGAACGTTGTTTAAAACGGCCTTTAAAACGTCGGAGCTTCCGCTGTCTACAACGGCTATTGGCTTCCTTGCGAAGTCGAAGCGCCTTGCCCCGTCTGCAAGCGTAAGGGCACAGGAAAGACCTGCAGGCCCGCCGCCCACAATAACCACTCCGTACATCACCACCTCCGCCTTTTCTTTAAGAACATAAACCCCATTTGAGATAATCACAACTACTTCAAGAAGGAGGCGCCATGAAGGCTTACACTAAATACCTTACGTTTAACACCAAAAGGCGCAGAGAGCTCATAAGGATAACCGACACCGTTAAAGAGGCGGTAAAAGAGTCGGGAGTTAAAGAGGGGCTGTGCCTCGTTTCCGCAATGCACCTAACCGCGGCGGTAATCATCCAAGACGACGAAGAGGGGCTCCACGAAGATATCTGGGAGTGGCTGGAGAAGCTGGCCCCCTTCAGACCCGACTACAAACACCACAGAACGGGCGAAGACAACGGCGACGCCCACCTGAAGAACCTGCTGGTCCACCTCCAGGTGGTCCTGCCGATAACAAACGGAGAGCTGGACCTGGGGCCTTGGCAGGAAATCTTCTACGCCGAGTTCGACGGCCAGAGGCCCAAAAGGGTAATCATCAAAATAATCGGAGAGTGAGTTGAAAGAGGCGGTTCTGCTTACCTACATGGGAGCTCCCTCAAATCTCAAAGAGATAAAACCCTTCCTCTACAGGCTCTTTTCCGACAGAGACCTCATAAACTTCGGCGTTCCGGCCTTTCTCCAGAAGCCCCTTGCCTACCTGATAGCAACCTTTAGAACCCCTAAAGTGCAGCCCCAGTATCAGGCAATCGGAGGGGGTAGCCCTCTCGTGAGGAACTCCCTACAGCAGGCAGAGCTCCTTGCCAAGGCCACGGGCCTAAAGGTAAAGTGCGGAATGCTCTACTCAGAGCCCCTCCTTGAGGTAGTTGCCAAAGAGATAAAAGAGGAAGGCTACAAAAAGATTTACCACATTACACTCTATCCCCAGTTCTCC is a window of Thermovibrio ammonificans HB-1 DNA encoding:
- the hisH gene encoding imidazole glycerol phosphate synthase subunit HisH, with translation MIAVVDYGMGNLRSVSKAIESVGGDVEVTSSPKRIEEAEVVVLPGVGAFKDAVRNLKELNLWETLIRQVEKGKPFLGICLGLQLLFDVSYEFGESEGLKLIRGEVVRFRLPPEFKIPHMGWNQVYLKKESKLFEGIKEGEFFYFVHSFYVKPEEPGVTLTETDYGITFTSAVEKENLFAVQFHPEKSQRAGLKLLENFLSIVKSA
- a CDS encoding FAD-dependent oxidoreductase, whose translation is MYGVVIVGGGPAGLSCALTLADGARRFDFARKPIAVVDSGSSDVLKAVLNNVPGVKRGTTGEEYLEFLRTQVEEFEEVNLIEGEVAEVTGREGEFKVVLSDGRELQAELVVFATGFHSFPVKTDLVEVVPHPKSPRPGKIALRPKAPGVYVAGLAAGVITMVASAAGSGVEVACDILSKWAGRVVVGHDKIGG
- a CDS encoding ABC transporter ATP-binding protein is translated as MREAIIVENLKKRFGNKVVHNGVSFTVYDGEIFVIMGPSGTGKSVLLKQIARLIIPDEGRIKVYDFDVINLKEEELERFRETLTYVFQSGALFDSYPVWYNVAFYLIEKKGVKERVAREKASYYLSLLGLSGTEDLFPSELSGGMRKRVAVARALCMNPKCILFDEPTSGLDPVMTAIFDRLILRLRSEFNKTCVVVSHDVTSAFRIADRIAILFNGRVVEVGTPEEIRNSKNPVVKQFINGEPEGPITEALEREDG
- a CDS encoding secondary thiamine-phosphate synthase enzyme YjbQ, which translates into the protein MKAYTKYLTFNTKRRRELIRITDTVKEAVKESGVKEGLCLVSAMHLTAAVIIQDDEEGLHEDIWEWLEKLAPFRPDYKHHRTGEDNGDAHLKNLLVHLQVVLPITNGELDLGPWQEIFYAEFDGQRPKRVIIKIIGE
- a CDS encoding MlaD family protein, with amino-acid sequence MGKLSLEAKVGALVIAGLTGLGVIATTLNPLQFKRGVEQKPYLIYFSNAAGLEKDAPVRVAGVTVGKVVKVGVKDGKAVVEIIFTKPVKLYKNAVAKIETMGLMGEKYVEIDPGHPPAPPLPPGSVIEQTQVPASMDQVMTSLNQLLEKFNQAVTTPDGKNRIAIIMDRINQLTASVNKVVNDVDTLLTENRKNVKKLIENALALTESLREELPQILDNVNNLTQQLSEVTLENRQDIRQLVRNLRLASDKAPQIAANLDQLTKNLKELLNEQDTKNIKETLANIKATTKELKELLAKVNSGKGTIGKLFNDESLYANLDKTVKTLGSLAEKVEKTQVYVGFRGDVNTRTGDSRGVFTLKVEPPEKDHYYLLEVVGNSQGHITYQKYYIDTGTTTGWREEVEKNYKTQFTLQYARIFNADWLRPGTKLVLRGGLKESSGGVGLDLLFNKRFMLVSDLWNTGRKDSKGDNIPPHLRVGVKYFLNKNWFVYGGGDELLYHKWRGVYLGAGVLFGDNDIKYLLGSMPGGIK